Proteins from a genomic interval of Molothrus ater isolate BHLD 08-10-18 breed brown headed cowbird chromosome 10, BPBGC_Mater_1.1, whole genome shotgun sequence:
- the TFRC gene encoding LOW QUALITY PROTEIN: transferrin receptor protein 1 (The sequence of the model RefSeq protein was modified relative to this genomic sequence to represent the inferred CDS: inserted 1 base in 1 codon), with the protein MDHARAAISNLFSGEPTSYTRFSIARQTDGDNSHVEMNLAADEEEGGEIGRPEHLHASMPPPRRNGKNLCFVIMAAALLLLIGFLIGYLSYRGRMQRVNRCLDGSGNCEMTPTASYYSDDGMEEEEVXGPRILYWPVLRKMLSSKLSTAHLEANLRQRESKTSFEAGKAEDEGTAGHIHDQFTSFRMDDVWNDEHYVRLQDKGSSRNQVFIIEDSQEELESPDAYVAYSKSGTVTGKPVYVNYGLKEDFQKIRNLGVSMNGAIIIFRAGKITLAEKVANARKEGAVGVLMYPGPSNDRKADSYVPFAHAHLGTGDPFTPGFPSFNHTQFPPVESSGLPQIPVQTISREAAARLFGKMDGDKCLEEWRADIMGCKVTVSSGSKMTVKLTVNNVMVDRKILNIFGVIKGFEEPDRYVVLGAQRDSWGPGAAKAGVGTAILLELARVISDMVKNDDYKPRRSIIFASWSAGEYGAVGATEWLEGYSTTLHAKAFTYINLDTAVLGSTDIKISASPLLYSLLETTMKRVKDPADDLRYLDSRAGPDWIKKVVPLDLDNAAFPFLAYSGIPVVSFGFYDENDEYAFLGTTEDTLANLKRKTVNLYPLMRTAAEVAGQIALRMTHDHELFLDLDRYSDELLSFQEKLWHFNGNVKELGLTLNWLYFARGDFQRAADALRRDIENSDTENRIVRRALNDRMMKVEYDFLSPYLSPKDAPFRHIFFGRGSHTLKSLLENLEQLAANKTSVDVNELKEQMALVTWTIKGAANALVGDIWNTDNEI; encoded by the exons TTCAGTGGCGAGCCAACATCGTACACACGCTTCAGCATTGCCCGGCAAACGGACGGAGACAACAGCCACGTGGAGATGAACCTGGCTGCtgatgaggaggaaggaggggaaattGGGAGACCAGAGCACCTGCATGCCAgcatgcctcctccacggagGAATGGCAAGAACCTCTGCTTCGTAATCATGGCAGCTGCCCTCCTCCTTTTGATTG GGTTTCTGATTGGCTACCTGAGTTATCGTGGACGCATGCAGAGGGTTAACAGGTGTCTGGATGGAAGTGGCAACTGCGAGATGACTCCTACTGCATCTTACTACTCAGATGATGGAATGGAGGAAGAAGAGG CTGGACCACGCATCTTATACTGGCCTGTATTAAGGAAAATGTTGTCATCTAAACTGTCAACTGCACATCTTGAGGCCAACCTGAG GCAAAGGGAAAGTAAGACTTCTTTTGAAGCTGGCAAAGCTGAAGATGAGGGCACTGCCGGCCACATTCATGACCAGTTCACCAGCTTCCGCATGGATGACGTGTGGAACGATGAGCACTATGTTAGGCTGCAGGATAAAGGCAG cagcaggaaccaAGTGTTCATTATAGAAGATAGTCAAGAAGAGTTGGAGAGTCCTGATGCATATGTGGCATACAGCAAGAGCGGCACAGTTACC GGCAAACCTGTCTATGTGAACTATGGACTGAAAGAAGATTTTCAGAAGATACGAAATTTGGGTGTTTCAATGAATGGAGCTATAATCATcttcagagctggaaaaataaCCCTTGCTGAGAAG GTTGCAAATGCCAGAAAGGAGGGAGCAGTTGGTGTCCTGATGTACCCGGGCCCCTCAAATGACAGGAAGGCAGATTCCTATGTCCCCTTTGCACAT GCCCACCTTGGAACTGGAGACCCTTTCACCCCAGGCTTCCCTTCTTTCAACCACACCCAGTTCCCACCAGTGGAATCTTCTGGACTACCTCAAATTCCTGTCCAAACTATTTctagagaagcagcagccagactGTTTGG aaaaatGGATGGAGACAAATGCCTTGAGGAGTGGAGAGCTGATATCATGGGATGTAAGGTGACAGTGAGCAGTGGCAGCAAGATGACAGTGAAACTGACTGTGAACAACGTTATGGTGGATAGGAAGATTCTGAACATCTTTGGTGTTATCAAGGGATTTGAAGAACCAG ACCGGTATGTTGTGCTCGGAGCCCAGAGAGACTCCTgggggccaggagcagccaaggCTGGAGTTGGCACTGCCATCTTGTTGGAACTTGCCCGTGTGATCTCAGACATGGTGAAAAATG ATGACTACAAACCACGGCGCAGCATTATCTTTGCTAGCTGGAGTGCAGGAGAGTACGGAGCTGTGGGTGCTACCGAGTGGCTGGAG GGGTACTCCACCACGCTGCATGCCAAAGCCTTCACTTATATCAACTTGGATACTGCAGTCCTGG GCTCCACAGACATCAAGATTTCTGCTAGCCCATTGCTGTACTCATTGCTGGAGACAACTATGAAGAGG GTAAAGGACCCCGCAGACGATTTGCGTTACCTGGATAGCAGAGCTGGCCCTGACTGGATAAAGAAAGT CGTTCCCCTTGATCTGGATAATGCAGCATTCCCTTTTCTGGCCTACTCAGGAATCCCAGTGGTTTCCTTTGGTTTCTACGAT GAAAATGATGAGTATGCCTTTTTGGGCACTACTGAGGACACTTTGGCTAACCTGAAAAGGAAGACTGTCAACTTGTATCCTCTCATGCGTACTGCTGCAGAAGTTGCTGGTCAAATAGCTCTCAGGATGACCCATGACCATGAGCTCTTCCTGGACTTGGATAGATACAGTGACGAATTGCTGTCATTCCAGGAGAAGCTTTGGCACTTCAATGGCAATGTGAAG GAACTGGGGCTGACCTTGAACTGGCTGTATTTTGCTCGTGGAGACTTCCAGCGAGCTGCAGATGCACTGAGAAGAGACATCGAAAACAGTGACACAGAAAACAGGATTGTCCGCAGAGCCCTGAATGACAGGATGATGAAG GTGGAATACGACTTCCTCTCTCCATACCTCTCACCAAAAGATGCTCCCTTCCGCCACATCTTCTTCGGCAGAGGCAGCCACACCCTGAAGAGTCTGCTGGAGaacctggagcagctggcagccaACAAGACCAGCGTGGATGTGAATGAGCTGAAAGAACAGATGGCCCTGGTGACCTGGACCATTAAAGGGGCTGCCAATGCTTTAGTGGGTGATATCTGGAATACAGACAACGAAATCTAG